From one Neovison vison isolate M4711 chromosome 1, ASM_NN_V1, whole genome shotgun sequence genomic stretch:
- the LOC122901936 gene encoding 40S ribosomal protein S29, protein MGHQQLYWSHPRKFGQGSRSCRVCSNRHGLIRKYGLNMCRQCFRQYAKDIGFIKLD, encoded by the coding sequence ATGGGTCACCAGCAGCTCTACTGGAGCCATCCGAGGAAATTTGGCCAGGGTTCTCGTTCTTGCCGCGTCTGCTCAAATCGGCACGGTCTGATCCGAAAATACGGCCTCAATATGTGCCGCCAGTGTTTCCGTCAGTATGCGAAGGATATAGGCTTCATTAAGTTGGATTAA